From the genome of Phreatobacter cathodiphilus, one region includes:
- a CDS encoding MurR/RpiR family transcriptional regulator, translating into MTDLSPAPASYDELRSLIAQRHRALPGRLRQIAEFVLDHPTEVALGTVAEVAERTGVQPSAIVRFAHAIGFTGFSDMQQVFRSRLIAGVAPSYKSRLAKMKADEKSALARRPVAVLNRFVNEAHAALDTLREAISEPDIEASIAILSKARDIYLLGLGGSYPVVAHLAYVLRKLGRRVVVLDGIGGSIGEQSHAATREDALIAVSFRNYYPDTARLFPELVARGVPAIAITDSLLGPITEGASVVFEIHDMPEPALRTLVAPMCLVQAIAVGLSLADE; encoded by the coding sequence ATGACCGATCTATCGCCGGCCCCTGCGAGCTACGACGAGTTGCGCAGCCTGATCGCGCAGCGTCATCGGGCGCTGCCGGGCCGCCTTCGTCAGATCGCCGAGTTCGTCCTCGATCACCCGACCGAGGTGGCCCTCGGGACGGTTGCAGAAGTTGCCGAACGGACGGGCGTCCAGCCCTCCGCCATCGTCCGCTTTGCCCATGCCATCGGCTTCACCGGCTTCAGCGACATGCAGCAGGTGTTCCGCTCGCGCCTGATTGCCGGTGTCGCACCGAGCTACAAGTCGCGTCTCGCGAAGATGAAGGCCGACGAGAAATCCGCCCTCGCGCGCCGGCCCGTTGCCGTTCTGAACCGCTTCGTCAACGAGGCCCATGCAGCCCTCGACACGCTGCGCGAGGCGATCTCCGAGCCTGACATCGAGGCATCCATCGCCATTCTGTCCAAGGCGCGGGACATCTATCTGCTCGGCCTCGGCGGATCCTATCCCGTCGTCGCGCATCTCGCCTATGTGCTGCGCAAGCTGGGACGGCGCGTGGTCGTGCTCGACGGGATCGGCGGGAGCATCGGCGAGCAGTCCCACGCGGCCACCCGCGAAGACGCGCTGATCGCCGTGTCCTTCCGCAACTACTATCCGGACACGGCGCGGTTGTTTCCGGAACTGGTCGCACGCGGCGTGCCGGCCATCGCCATCACCGACAGCCTGCTCGGACCGATCACCGAGGGCGCCTCCGTCGTGTTCGAGATCCACGACATGCCGGAGCCGGCCCTGCGAACCCTCGTCGCGCCCATGTGCCTCGTGCAGGCGATCGCGGTTGGTCTCAGCCTCGCCGACGAATGA
- a CDS encoding allantoinase PuuE: MTVPYDRDLIGYGANPPNPQWPGGARVAINFVMNYEEGSEPSVQDGEGYTETALTESSSLNMPVKGRDLAGEGMFAYGSRVGFWRLMRLFQERGLPMTVFGCALALERNPEAAAAVKASGFDVCCHGWRWIKHYELDEAEEREHIRKAVASLKATVGERPLGWYCRYGPSVNTRRLVVEEGGFLYDSDAYDDELPYWTTVDGNPHLVVPYSLVNNDGKFGTGFFATSQDYFEWHRDAFDMLYAEGRTHPKMMSVGLHMRLIGHPARAAGLARFLDYVQSHEGVWVTRRLDIAQHWAKTHPFQG; encoded by the coding sequence ATGACCGTGCCCTATGACCGCGACCTCATCGGCTACGGCGCCAATCCGCCGAACCCGCAATGGCCGGGCGGTGCCCGCGTCGCCATCAACTTCGTCATGAACTACGAGGAGGGCTCGGAGCCCTCGGTGCAGGACGGCGAGGGCTATACCGAGACGGCGCTGACCGAATCGAGCAGCCTCAACATGCCGGTCAAAGGCCGCGATCTCGCCGGCGAGGGCATGTTCGCCTATGGCAGCCGCGTCGGCTTCTGGCGTCTGATGCGCCTGTTCCAGGAGCGCGGCCTGCCGATGACCGTCTTCGGCTGCGCGCTGGCGCTGGAGCGCAACCCCGAGGCCGCCGCCGCGGTCAAAGCCTCCGGCTTCGACGTCTGCTGCCACGGCTGGCGCTGGATCAAGCATTACGAGCTCGACGAGGCCGAGGAGCGCGAGCACATCAGGAAGGCCGTCGCCTCCCTGAAGGCCACCGTCGGCGAGCGCCCGCTCGGCTGGTACTGCCGCTACGGGCCGAGCGTGAACACCCGGAGGCTGGTGGTCGAGGAGGGCGGTTTCCTCTACGATTCCGACGCCTATGACGACGAGCTGCCCTACTGGACGACGGTCGACGGCAACCCGCATCTCGTCGTGCCCTATTCCCTCGTCAACAACGACGGCAAGTTCGGCACCGGCTTCTTCGCCACCTCGCAGGACTATTTCGAGTGGCACAGGGATGCCTTCGACATGCTCTATGCCGAGGGCCGCACCCACCCGAAGATGATGTCGGTCGGCCTCCACATGCGCCTCATCGGCCATCCGGCGCGGGCGGCGGGCCTCGCTCGGTTCCTCGATTACGTGCAGTCCCACGAGGGGGTGTGGGTGACAAGGCGCCTCGACATCGCGCAGCATTGGGCGAAGACCCATCCCTTCCAGGGCTGA
- a CDS encoding peptidase yields MPHELIVALGDRHYRVERPFGSWPQNTGFVTDVTVDGRGHVFVMLRHDPLVHPADPRVIELDPEGRYIAGWGGEAIADSHMLTATPSGHLIAVDRDMHEVIWFTRSGERVGQLGVRGRPFSPFNHPTDVSVAPWGDIYVSDGYGAALVHRFSPNGQHVQSWGGQGSQDGEFVWPHSLWTFADGRVVVIDRTWNRVQVFDGAGQHLDTWHDFYQPVGIWGDAEGCAYITDMVPSLTKIAPDGTRIGRCRPMLNGAHGLYGTPTGDILLAEGNPSRITRLKLLG; encoded by the coding sequence ATGCCCCATGAGCTCATCGTCGCCCTCGGCGACCGGCACTACCGCGTCGAGCGGCCCTTCGGCTCCTGGCCGCAGAACACCGGCTTCGTCACCGACGTGACGGTGGACGGGCGCGGCCACGTCTTCGTCATGCTGCGCCACGACCCGCTGGTCCATCCCGCCGATCCCCGGGTGATCGAGCTCGATCCGGAGGGCCGCTACATCGCCGGCTGGGGCGGCGAGGCCATCGCCGATTCGCACATGCTCACCGCGACGCCCTCGGGCCACCTCATCGCGGTGGACCGCGACATGCACGAGGTCATCTGGTTCACGCGCTCCGGCGAGCGCGTCGGCCAGCTCGGGGTCCGCGGCCGGCCCTTCTCGCCCTTCAACCACCCGACCGACGTCTCCGTCGCCCCCTGGGGCGACATCTACGTCTCCGACGGCTACGGCGCGGCGCTCGTCCACCGCTTCTCGCCCAACGGCCAGCACGTGCAGAGCTGGGGCGGGCAGGGGTCGCAGGACGGCGAATTCGTCTGGCCGCACTCGCTCTGGACCTTCGCCGACGGCCGGGTCGTCGTCATCGACCGCACCTGGAACCGCGTCCAGGTCTTCGACGGGGCGGGCCAGCACCTCGACACCTGGCACGACTTCTACCAGCCGGTGGGTATCTGGGGCGACGCCGAGGGCTGCGCCTACATCACCGACATGGTGCCGAGCCTGACCAAGATCGCCCCGGACGGCACCCGCATCGGCCGCTGCCGGCCCATGCTCAACGGCGCCCACGGCCTCTACGGCACGCCCACCGGCGACATTCTCCTCGCCGAGGGCAATCCGAGCCGCATCACCCGCCTGAAACTCTTGGGCTGA
- a CDS encoding ABC transporter substrate-binding protein: protein MAAALSGTASYFGPWTHNRVWAQGAKPIKLGLTCDASGQYGNSGQDDLLGMRMAIDEFNARGGVLGRKIEWITADTETNPATATRVAERFIAQEQCAFLLGAVHSGVANAITQVAAKTGTIYMNTNSSAPSEAGENCSRVKFVWDGNGTNFSKAAVKNAVERIGKKWLLLTNDYVWGHTTSASTKALVEAAGGQIVDNLLVPQNTRDFTSYLLKVQQIRPDVVATAIGGDDIKALRQQITDLRLEERTAWINNQQDWPDIWGAPDSLFGVFGTTWYHKLALPGVEDFVRRWKAAFPRSPIPVPGNVSYNGYMATRELLRAVERAGSTNNAKVIRALEGHKMSAADRMQHFDAYIDPVTHQVQQTIYLAKRNTKPSDPTDLYEILSQTQPQNALDDAAPGKCKLMPFEQLPSYEM, encoded by the coding sequence ATGGCCGCTGCCCTGAGCGGCACGGCAAGCTACTTCGGCCCTTGGACGCACAATCGCGTCTGGGCTCAGGGCGCCAAGCCCATCAAGCTCGGCCTGACCTGTGACGCGTCCGGCCAATACGGCAACAGCGGCCAGGACGACCTGCTCGGCATGCGCATGGCCATCGACGAGTTCAACGCCAGGGGCGGTGTTCTCGGCCGGAAGATCGAGTGGATCACCGCCGACACCGAGACCAACCCCGCGACTGCGACTCGCGTCGCCGAGCGGTTCATCGCGCAGGAGCAATGCGCCTTCCTGCTCGGTGCGGTGCATTCGGGCGTCGCCAACGCCATCACCCAGGTCGCCGCCAAGACCGGCACGATCTACATGAACACCAATTCCTCGGCGCCAAGCGAGGCGGGAGAGAACTGCTCGCGGGTCAAGTTCGTCTGGGACGGCAACGGCACGAACTTCTCCAAGGCCGCGGTGAAGAACGCCGTCGAGCGCATCGGCAAGAAGTGGCTGCTGCTGACCAACGACTATGTCTGGGGCCATACGACGTCGGCCTCGACCAAGGCGCTCGTCGAGGCCGCCGGCGGTCAGATCGTCGACAATCTCCTGGTTCCTCAGAACACGCGAGACTTCACGTCCTACCTGCTCAAGGTTCAGCAGATCCGCCCCGACGTGGTCGCAACCGCGATCGGCGGCGACGACATCAAGGCGTTGCGCCAGCAGATCACCGACCTCAGGCTCGAGGAGCGGACGGCCTGGATCAACAACCAGCAGGATTGGCCGGACATCTGGGGCGCGCCGGACAGCCTGTTCGGCGTCTTCGGCACCACCTGGTACCACAAGCTGGCGCTGCCGGGGGTCGAGGACTTCGTGCGCCGCTGGAAGGCTGCGTTCCCGCGCTCACCGATCCCGGTGCCGGGCAACGTCTCCTACAACGGCTACATGGCGACGCGCGAGTTGCTGCGGGCCGTCGAGCGGGCCGGGTCCACCAACAACGCCAAGGTCATCAGGGCCCTCGAAGGGCACAAGATGAGCGCGGCCGACCGGATGCAGCACTTCGATGCCTATATCGACCCGGTCACCCATCAGGTCCAGCAGACCATCTATCTCGCCAAGCGCAACACCAAGCCGTCAGACCCGACCGATCTCTATGAGATCCTGAGCCAGACCCAGCCACAGAATGCGCTGGACGATGCGGCTCCCGGCAAGTGCAAGCTCATGCCCTTCGAGCAACTGCCCAGCTACGAGATGTAA
- a CDS encoding ABC transporter permease, translating to MSQRSTPADVSFNLTVGIIAGIAILILVAPVLIVIATSFTTTQALRFPPPGLSLRWYGELFDPVRSAPIHNAALNSLWVAGWATAIGSVLSVLAALAITRVSRPSARALEASFLSPLVLPTLSYGLAALMFFSVLGIRPSLNLLIAGHLVVIAPFVFRTTLASLTQLDPALLEASANLGASRLYSFRRITLPLIAPGIAAGAFLAFIASMDNVPVSLFLSTARTSMLPIRMWGMMESTLDVRIAAIAGVLIVAILFLMVVMDRFTGLTRRMSA from the coding sequence ATGTCGCAGCGCTCCACGCCGGCCGACGTCTCCTTCAACCTGACGGTCGGGATCATCGCCGGCATCGCCATCCTCATCCTGGTGGCCCCCGTCCTCATCGTCATCGCCACCTCCTTCACCACGACGCAAGCGTTGCGCTTCCCGCCGCCGGGCCTGTCGCTGCGCTGGTACGGCGAGCTCTTCGATCCCGTCCGCTCGGCACCCATCCACAACGCCGCGCTGAACAGCCTCTGGGTCGCCGGCTGGGCCACCGCGATCGGCTCGGTCCTCTCCGTCCTCGCGGCCCTCGCCATCACCCGCGTCAGCCGTCCCTCGGCGCGGGCGCTGGAGGCGAGCTTCCTCTCGCCCCTGGTTCTGCCGACCCTCTCCTATGGCCTCGCCGCCCTGATGTTCTTCTCCGTGCTCGGCATCCGGCCCTCGCTGAACCTGCTCATCGCCGGCCACCTCGTCGTCATCGCCCCCTTCGTCTTCCGCACGACGCTGGCGAGCCTCACCCAGCTCGACCCCGCCCTGCTCGAGGCCTCCGCCAATCTCGGCGCCAGCCGCCTCTATTCCTTCCGCCGCATCACCCTGCCGCTCATCGCACCGGGCATCGCCGCGGGCGCCTTCCTCGCCTTCATCGCCTCCATGGACAACGTGCCGGTCTCGCTCTTCCTCTCGACGGCGCGCACCTCCATGCTGCCCATCCGCATGTGGGGCATGATGGAATCGACCCTCGACGTCCGCATCGCCGCCATTGCCGGCGTGCTGATCGTTGCCATCCTCTTCCTCATGGTGGTGATGGACCGGTTCACCGGCCTCACCCGCCGCATGAGCGCCTGA
- a CDS encoding SDR family NAD(P)-dependent oxidoreductase, translating to MAPDPERSLAGKTALVTGAGRGLGRAFAERLARLGANVAIHGMREEGPAEYGEGTTLTAVAQEVAAHHGVRTLRLLGDLTRSDDIDRVVGESEAMLGPIDILVHNAGGDIAAGGGKPDPNDAVGIKVEDVRAVIDRNLISTILVCQAVARGMMTRRTGRIVTIGSVAAFKGRTNGAIYATAKAGVTHYTRCLADQLRAYDITVNCIAPGDTRTGRFLGTRSVDPGRLADGGTLDRIATIDEVARLIEVFAGPLGAFVSGQVLRVDGGSQAWPA from the coding sequence ATGGCACCTGATCCTGAACGATCCCTGGCCGGGAAGACCGCGCTGGTCACCGGCGCCGGCCGCGGTCTGGGGCGGGCCTTCGCCGAGCGCCTCGCCAGGCTGGGCGCCAACGTTGCGATCCACGGCATGCGCGAAGAGGGGCCCGCCGAGTACGGCGAGGGAACGACCCTTACGGCCGTGGCGCAGGAGGTGGCCGCCCATCATGGTGTTCGCACCCTGCGCCTTCTAGGCGACCTCACCCGGAGTGACGATATCGACCGGGTCGTCGGCGAGTCCGAGGCCATGCTTGGACCGATCGACATCCTTGTCCACAACGCCGGTGGCGACATCGCCGCGGGGGGTGGCAAACCCGACCCGAACGACGCGGTCGGAATCAAGGTCGAGGATGTCCGGGCGGTCATCGACCGGAACCTGATCTCCACCATCCTCGTCTGCCAGGCTGTCGCGCGGGGGATGATGACGCGCCGCACGGGCCGCATCGTGACCATCGGCTCGGTCGCCGCCTTCAAGGGCCGCACCAACGGGGCGATCTACGCGACCGCCAAGGCCGGCGTCACCCACTACACCCGCTGCCTCGCCGACCAGCTTCGCGCCTACGACATCACCGTCAACTGCATCGCCCCTGGCGACACCCGCACCGGCCGCTTCCTCGGCACGCGATCGGTCGATCCGGGGCGCCTCGCCGATGGCGGAACCCTCGACCGGATCGCGACCATCGACGAGGTCGCGCGCCTCATCGAGGTCTTCGCAGGACCTCTCGGTGCCTTCGTGTCCGGCCAAGTCCTGCGCGTCGATGGGGGTAGCCAGGCCTGGCCGGCGTGA
- a CDS encoding ABC transporter ATP-binding protein, whose protein sequence is MPLFEARNLHLRFGDRVVLENISLAFDKGRLSGIMGPNGAGKTTCFNVLTGRYRPDRGQVIFDGEDITGLKPHLIARRGIARSFQLMNLFDEFTVFENVAVALPETRRRFTDPVGQAYGDRRVVDEAMAILERVGLHRRAADPAKSLPYGARRALEIAVALASRPKLLFLDEPTAGLGSDGRARLADLIRALKGDVTMVIIEHDMEFLFSLADEISVIHWGQVIARGTPQALMANPWVKASKLGEAA, encoded by the coding sequence ATGCCGTTGTTCGAGGCCCGCAACCTGCACCTGCGCTTCGGCGACCGCGTCGTTCTGGAGAACATCTCGCTCGCCTTCGACAAGGGGCGCCTGTCCGGCATCATGGGCCCGAACGGTGCCGGCAAGACGACCTGCTTCAACGTCCTGACGGGCCGCTACCGGCCCGACCGCGGCCAGGTCATCTTCGATGGAGAGGACATCACCGGGCTGAAGCCCCACCTGATTGCGCGCCGGGGTATCGCCCGGTCGTTCCAGCTCATGAACCTGTTCGACGAGTTCACCGTCTTCGAGAATGTCGCGGTCGCCCTGCCGGAAACCCGCCGACGCTTTACGGATCCGGTCGGCCAGGCCTACGGCGACCGGCGCGTCGTCGATGAGGCGATGGCGATCCTGGAGCGCGTCGGACTCCACAGGCGCGCGGCCGATCCCGCGAAGTCTCTGCCCTACGGCGCGCGGCGAGCGCTGGAGATCGCGGTCGCGCTCGCCTCCCGGCCCAAACTCCTCTTCCTCGACGAACCGACGGCCGGGCTCGGAAGCGATGGCCGCGCGCGCCTCGCCGATCTCATCCGTGCGCTCAAGGGCGACGTCACCATGGTCATCATCGAGCACGACATGGAATTCCTGTTCTCGCTGGCGGACGAGATCTCGGTGATCCACTGGGGACAGGTCATCGCACGGGGCACACCTCAGGCCCTGATGGCCAATCCATGGGTCAAGGCGTCGAAACTCGGGGAGGCCGCGTGA
- a CDS encoding branched-chain amino acid ABC transporter permease: MTATPPQTTVQTFTPTMLITWALLASLPLWIEKVGLYQYLGVEILIWATYALAFNLVLGHAGLPSFGHGAFFGIGAYAFGLAQFNIAANLWVCLLAALLAAALAGAVVALFISHRRGIYFSLMTIAFGQVFWFIAMKAHAITGGEDGLLKIARLPMDIGVAAFSTESNVALYYAVFAVFVAVSLGLWRLVHSPFGRVVKAIKQNEERARFVGYDVWAAKFATIVISAALSGLAGGLFAMAQRSAFPDVMSLHYSGYIVMMTLVGGGLVSYWGPVIGVVVFLLARDLIGAWTTSWMLWFGLLFVILVMFRPDGIAGFLESLRRKEPPAPAPVPASDAKGA; this comes from the coding sequence ATGACCGCGACTCCCCCCCAGACCACAGTCCAGACCTTCACCCCCACCATGCTGATCACCTGGGCGCTGCTGGCGAGCCTCCCCCTGTGGATCGAGAAGGTCGGGCTTTACCAGTATCTCGGCGTCGAGATCCTGATCTGGGCGACCTATGCCCTGGCCTTCAACCTCGTCCTCGGCCATGCGGGGCTGCCGTCCTTCGGGCACGGCGCCTTCTTCGGGATCGGCGCCTATGCCTTCGGCCTCGCCCAGTTCAACATCGCCGCGAACCTGTGGGTGTGCCTGCTGGCGGCGTTGCTGGCGGCTGCGCTCGCCGGGGCAGTGGTGGCGCTGTTCATCTCCCATCGCCGCGGCATCTATTTCTCGCTGATGACCATCGCCTTCGGCCAGGTCTTCTGGTTCATCGCCATGAAGGCCCATGCCATCACCGGCGGCGAGGACGGCCTCCTCAAGATCGCCCGTCTGCCGATGGACATCGGAGTCGCGGCCTTTTCCACCGAGAGCAACGTCGCCCTGTACTATGCGGTCTTCGCTGTCTTCGTCGCCGTCTCGCTCGGACTCTGGCGGCTGGTCCACTCGCCGTTCGGACGCGTGGTGAAGGCCATCAAGCAGAACGAGGAACGCGCGCGCTTTGTCGGTTACGATGTCTGGGCCGCGAAGTTTGCGACGATCGTGATCTCCGCAGCGTTATCGGGCCTTGCCGGCGGCCTTTTCGCCATGGCCCAGCGATCGGCCTTTCCCGATGTGATGAGCCTCCATTACTCCGGCTACATCGTGATGATGACGCTGGTCGGCGGGGGTCTCGTCTCCTACTGGGGGCCGGTCATCGGTGTCGTCGTCTTTCTGCTCGCGCGCGACCTGATCGGCGCCTGGACGACGAGCTGGATGCTCTGGTTCGGGCTTCTCTTCGTCATTCTGGTGATGTTCCGCCCGGACGGCATCGCCGGCTTCCTCGAGAGCCTGCGCCGAAAAGAACCGCCCGCGCCGGCGCCCGTTCCCGCGTCGGATGCGAAGGGAGCCTGA
- a CDS encoding branched-chain amino acid ABC transporter permease, translating to MILNLMPHLVNGLTLGLLFALIALGFMLILGLMEQINLAHGSLFALGAYFAYAIATPRLPIPPDMLQAWAAVPLGWRYLAAVVLAPILVAPFGALIERLMRRTYGKDPLYGLLLTFGIAMVLEDLIRTVWGTRDYTLPVPRDLSGGFFFLDLIWSRYRFWAAAFAVAAIAAVWLIVERTRFGAMVKAGAHDTEIVQALGIDIGRLRTGVFIFGTMLAALAGVIMAPIWGIRPHMGVDAVVPAFLVIVLGGVGSFWGAVLAGLLVGMVVGLSGAYASEWSLLSMYLLLIAVVTFRARGLFGKKSALEA from the coding sequence ATGATCCTCAATCTCATGCCGCATCTGGTGAACGGGCTGACGCTGGGTCTCCTGTTCGCTCTGATCGCGCTCGGCTTCATGCTGATCCTGGGCCTCATGGAGCAGATCAACCTCGCCCATGGTTCGCTCTTCGCGCTCGGCGCCTATTTCGCCTATGCGATCGCCACCCCGCGCCTGCCGATCCCGCCGGACATGCTCCAGGCCTGGGCCGCGGTTCCACTCGGCTGGCGCTACCTGGCCGCGGTCGTCCTCGCCCCCATCCTCGTCGCCCCCTTTGGGGCGCTGATCGAGCGCCTGATGCGCAGGACCTACGGCAAGGACCCGCTCTATGGGCTGCTGCTGACCTTCGGCATCGCGATGGTGCTGGAGGACTTGATCCGCACCGTCTGGGGAACGCGGGACTACACGCTTCCGGTCCCGCGAGACCTGTCGGGTGGCTTCTTCTTCCTCGACCTCATCTGGTCGCGCTACCGGTTCTGGGCGGCGGCCTTCGCGGTGGCGGCCATCGCGGCTGTCTGGCTCATTGTCGAGCGAACTCGCTTCGGCGCCATGGTGAAGGCCGGAGCGCACGACACCGAGATCGTCCAGGCGCTGGGCATCGACATCGGCCGATTGCGCACAGGCGTCTTCATCTTCGGCACCATGCTGGCGGCGCTCGCAGGTGTGATCATGGCGCCCATCTGGGGCATCCGGCCGCATATGGGCGTGGATGCGGTGGTGCCGGCCTTCCTGGTCATCGTTCTCGGCGGCGTCGGCTCCTTCTGGGGCGCCGTTCTGGCGGGCCTGCTCGTCGGGATGGTCGTCGGACTGTCAGGCGCCTACGCGTCGGAATGGTCGCTGCTGTCGATGTACCTGCTGCTGATTGCGGTCGTCACGTTCCGCGCCCGCGGCCTGTTCGGCAAGAAGAGCGCGCTGGAGGCCTGA
- a CDS encoding ATP-binding cassette domain-containing protein, whose amino-acid sequence MSAPILALDGLAKEYRGLLAREASFTLSVDRRFDGPEIVGVMGPNGAGKTTLFEMIAGSNAPSVGRVLIAGQDIHQVRPRERDRLAIHYHQSYQVRRFRRTRPAFLQERARSAYPLVHLFDEPQFNTQDGYIGFMLDFFRRLKDEGHLVFVCLHPTAPFQLDILNEICDRFLFVSGGQVRAYDDFATVVSAPDIRLYLGDVAPVMPGQRSEMIL is encoded by the coding sequence ATGAGTGCTCCCATCCTCGCCCTCGACGGGCTCGCCAAGGAATATCGTGGCCTTCTCGCCCGCGAGGCGAGCTTCACCCTGAGTGTCGACAGGCGTTTCGACGGCCCCGAGATCGTCGGCGTCATGGGGCCGAACGGCGCGGGCAAGACGACGCTGTTCGAGATGATCGCCGGCTCCAACGCACCCAGCGTCGGCCGCGTCCTCATCGCCGGCCAGGACATTCATCAGGTGAGGCCACGCGAGCGCGACCGGCTCGCCATCCACTATCACCAGTCCTATCAGGTGCGCCGGTTTCGCCGCACCCGCCCGGCCTTCCTGCAGGAGCGCGCCCGCAGCGCCTATCCGCTCGTGCACCTCTTCGACGAGCCGCAGTTCAACACGCAGGACGGCTATATCGGCTTCATGCTGGACTTCTTCCGCCGCCTCAAAGACGAGGGGCACCTTGTCTTCGTCTGCCTGCACCCGACGGCACCGTTCCAGCTCGACATCCTGAACGAGATCTGTGACCGGTTCCTGTTCGTTTCCGGCGGACAGGTCCGAGCCTATGACGATTTCGCCACGGTCGTGTCGGCACCCGACATTCGGCTGTATCTCGGGGATGTCGCTCCAGTCATGCCGGGTCAACGGTCGGAGATGATCCTCTGA
- a CDS encoding ABC transporter permease produces MSAAAAAPGASPLRDTVEWRLAAPLGLTYAVFFAAPFLILLGISFYADAEQTRLGLDSWVKFYTDAFYLKVIFDTLKLGVLAVVATTILAYPLALVFRAASPRMQRVLIFIILMPLLTSVVIRTFAWIVILAREGVVNQTLMALGLTATPLNLLQTELGLVIALTQIEMPLMLLPLLTIMNQMDQNLVDASRALGASKWRTFFRVILPLTLPGWIAGATLVFASATTAFISQSVIGGARLVYLPSLIWQQSMVVYNWPFAAVASLTLLFTVLSGIMALSWLGRFAKTS; encoded by the coding sequence GTGTCCGCAGCCGCAGCCGCACCGGGCGCCTCGCCCCTCCGTGACACCGTCGAGTGGCGCCTGGCGGCGCCGCTCGGCCTCACCTATGCGGTGTTCTTCGCGGCGCCCTTCCTCATCCTGCTCGGCATCAGCTTCTATGCCGATGCCGAGCAGACCCGCCTCGGCCTCGACAGCTGGGTCAAGTTCTACACCGACGCCTTCTACCTCAAGGTCATCTTCGACACGCTGAAGCTCGGCGTCCTCGCCGTGGTGGCGACGACGATCCTCGCCTATCCGCTGGCGCTGGTGTTCCGGGCAGCGTCGCCGCGGATGCAGCGGGTGCTGATCTTCATCATCCTGATGCCGTTGCTGACCTCGGTCGTCATCCGCACCTTCGCCTGGATCGTCATCCTCGCCCGCGAGGGCGTGGTCAACCAGACGCTCATGGCGCTCGGCCTCACCGCGACGCCGCTCAACCTCTTGCAGACCGAGCTCGGCCTGGTCATCGCCCTGACGCAGATCGAAATGCCGCTCATGCTGCTGCCGCTGCTCACCATCATGAACCAGATGGACCAGAACCTGGTCGACGCCTCGCGAGCGCTCGGGGCCTCCAAGTGGCGCACCTTCTTCCGGGTGATCCTGCCCTTGACCCTTCCCGGCTGGATCGCCGGAGCCACCCTGGTCTTCGCTTCCGCCACCACCGCCTTCATCTCCCAGTCGGTGATCGGCGGGGCCAGGCTCGTCTACCTGCCCTCGCTCATCTGGCAGCAGTCCATGGTGGTCTACAACTGGCCCTTCGCGGCGGTGGCCTCCCTCACCCTCCTCTTCACGGTGCTCTCCGGCATCATGGCGCTGAGCTGGCTCGGCCGCTTCGCGAAGACCAGCTAG
- a CDS encoding ABC transporter ATP-binding protein — MLEVRGIDTFHGETQALFGVSLSVGAGEVLALLGANGAGKTTLIRSVLGLTRPRRGEIRFRDKVITTWETHDIARAGVGWVPDDRRLCPTLTVAKNLALGTKATAYRSWSVAEVTEVFTALKYLMARDAETLSGGEMQMVAIGRALLGSPGLVLFDEPSQGLAPKIVSDVMAVIRRLKAEGIASVVVEQNADVALSVADRAVILSRGHVVWQGDARELAADHALKQSLLGGLQ; from the coding sequence ATGCTGGAGGTCCGCGGCATCGACACCTTCCACGGCGAAACGCAGGCCCTCTTCGGCGTTTCGCTCTCGGTTGGTGCAGGCGAGGTCCTCGCCCTGCTCGGCGCCAATGGCGCTGGCAAGACAACACTGATCCGCTCGGTACTCGGTCTCACGAGGCCGCGGCGCGGGGAAATCCGCTTCCGGGACAAGGTCATCACCACCTGGGAGACGCACGACATCGCGCGCGCCGGAGTGGGCTGGGTGCCCGACGACAGACGGCTCTGTCCCACCCTCACTGTCGCCAAGAACCTTGCCCTGGGAACGAAGGCGACGGCCTACCGCAGTTGGTCGGTCGCCGAGGTGACCGAGGTCTTCACGGCCCTGAAATACCTGATGGCGCGCGATGCGGAGACCCTATCCGGCGGCGAGATGCAGATGGTCGCCATCGGTCGCGCGCTTCTCGGCTCTCCCGGCCTTGTCCTCTTCGACGAGCCGAGCCAGGGCCTCGCCCCGAAGATCGTCTCCGACGTGATGGCCGTGATCCGCCGGCTGAAGGCCGAGGGCATCGCCTCGGTGGTTGTGGAGCAGAATGCCGACGTCGCCCTTTCGGTCGCCGATCGGGCTGTCATCCTGTCGCGGGGCCATGTCGTCTGGCAGGGCGACGCCAGGGAGCTCGCGGCGGATCACGCCCTGAAGCAAAGCCTGCTCGGAGGCCTGCAATGA